The Balneolaceae bacterium sequence ATCGTAACCGGCGGAGTAAGCGGCATTGGATTGGCAATTACCAACGTATTTGCAGCCAATGGCGCAAAAGTTCATGTTCTTGAAATCGAAGAGGATGCCAAAATTGAAGGCGATCACGACATCGAAATCCATCAGTGTGATGTCTCGAATCATAAACAAGTTCATGATATCATAGAAAAAATCACTGAAACCGAACCGATCGATATCTTAGTGAATAATGCGGGTATTGCCCATATCGGGAATATTGAACATACAAGCGAAGAAGATCTCGACCGGCTTTACAGCGTAAACATCAAAGGAATTTTTAACTGCATCCAGGCCTCAATTCGATCTCTGAAGAAAACCAAAGGCTGTATTTTAAATATGGCATCGGTGGTTTCCCACGTGGGCATTCCCGACCGATTTGCCTATACCATGACCAAAGGGGCCGTTTTGACAATGACCTACTCTGTTGCCAAAGATTATATTGATGATGGTGTGCGCTGCAACTCCATCTCCCCCGCCCGTGTACATACACCATTTGTGGATGGATATTTAGCTCAAAATTACCCGGGAAAAGAGAAAGAGATGTTTGAAAAATTATCAAATACCCAGCCAATCGGGCGAATGGCAAAACCGGAAGAGGTTGCTAATCTTGCCCTGTTTCTATGTTCCGATAAAGCTGATTTTATCACCGGAACCGATTACCCGATTGATGGTGGATTTATAAATATCAATAACTAATGGATGCGAAAAATCCTTTCAGAGTGCGGAAGCTCCTGAAAGAGTTTTTTTGCACAACTACCGAACTCTGCGAGGACCTGTCGGACTCTCGCAGGTTCTAATAGAAACAACCTGAATCATATAAAACTATATAATGAAATTATTTAGATACGGTAAACCGGGAGCCGAAAAACCTGGTATTGAAGTAGATGGTGTAAAGTATAATACCAGCCATCTCGTTGATGATTATAATGAAGAGTTCTTTACAAGCGGCGGACTCCAAAAACTGCAATCTGATTTTGATCCTGCTGATGCATCAAAAATTTCAGATTCCGAACGCATCGGAGTGCCTATTTCAAAGCCGGGGAAAATTGTATGTATCGGACTTAACTACAGCAAACATGCGGCCGAAAGCGGATCAGAGATTCCCAAAGAGCCGGTCGTTTTCTTCAAAGCCACATCATCACTTACAGGTCCTTACGACCCGGTCATCATTCCGAAAAACAGTAAAAAAACCGATTGGGAAGTAGAACTGGCTGTTATCATTGGCAAAAAAGCCAGTTATGTGAGCGAAGAGGAAGCGATGGAGTATGTGGCGGGTTATGCCGTCCATAATGATGTAAGCGAGCGGGAGTTCCAGCTTGAACGAGGCGGACAGTGGGTGAAAGGAAAGAGCTGCGATACATTTGCACCGGTAGGTCCCTACCTGGTGACCAAAGATGAAATCGCCGATCCCCACAATCTGCGTCTTTGGTTAAAATTAAATGGTGAAACTCTTCAGGATGGAAATACAAAGGATTTCATTTTCAACATCCCGCAGGTGATCAGTTACTTGTCGCAATTTATGAGTTTACAAGCTGGTGATATTATCTCAACCGGAACACCTGAAGGTGTTGGACTTGGCTTTAATCCTCCAAAATATCTCAAACCCGGTGATGTCATGGAACTGGGAATTGACGGTCTTGGCGCATCCAAACAAACGGCTGTTGCTTATCAAGAAAAATAACTGGTAAACGAAAGTTCAGGAAAAAGATGAATCAAATGATCATCGATAAAATAATATCGAACTCAGGTAAGTGATGAAAATCGATTCACATCAACATTTTTGGAAGTATGATCCTGTTCGCGATCAGTGGATTGACGACTCCATGGAAGTTCTGAAACAGGACTTTATGCCACAAGATCTTGAACCCCATCTATCTGATGCAGAATTTGATGGCTGTATTACGGTTCAAGCCGATCAATCCGAACGAGAAACCAATTTCCTGCTTACCCTTGCTGAAAAGCATGAATTCATCAAAGGAGTTGTGGGTTGGGTTGATCTGAAATCCCCAAAACTTGAGCAGCGGCTTGTACACTTTGATCAGTTTAAAAAACTGAAAGGATTCAGAGAAATTTTACAAGGTGAACCAACTGGATCGATGTTAGATGAACGTTTTATCAGTGGCATCGAAGCCCTTCAAAAAACAAGATTCCGATATGATATCCTGATATTTGAAAACCAGCTTCGGGAGTGTATCGAATTCGTGAAAAGATTCCCTGAGATGCATTTTGTGATTGATCACATCGCAAAGCCTGTCATCAAAGAAAGTTCATTTGAAGACTGGGCTTCATCCATGGAAAAACTTTCTGATTTCCCCAACATTTACGTAAAACTATCGGGAATGGTCACCGAAGCTGATTGGAATCACTGGCAAACGAAAGATTTTACTCCTTACCTGGAAACGTGCCTGGAACATTTTGGAGCTGATCGGCTGATGATAGGTTCCGATTGGCCGGTCTGTCTGCTCGCTGCTGAATATGAAGAAGTGATCGGTATTATTGATGATTTCCTCGATGGGTTGAGTCAAACGGAATACAGCGACATTATGGGCGAAACAGCTGCCGAATTTTATCAACTAAAGGAATAGATTACTATGGATTTACATCTAAAAAATAAAGTGTTCATTGTAACAGGCGGAGCAAAAGGCATTGGGGAATCTATTGTATGGGGATTGGTGAATGAAGGAGCTATTCCTGTAATTCTTGGACGATCTGAAGAGGCCAGTATTGAGCTTAAGAAAAAAATTGAAAAAAAAGGCGGAGAATGTCTGAACGTAATCGCCGATCTGCCCAATCCGGAAGTCTGCGAAGATACAGTTCAAAAAGCCGTTAATACATTCGGAGCCCTGCATGGAATAGTTAACAATGCTGGTGTGAATGACGGAGCAGGTCTCGAATCTGGCGGACCTGATGAATTCAGGGAGTCAGTCACAACGAACCTTTTGCACTACTACGA is a genomic window containing:
- a CDS encoding amidohydrolase family protein codes for the protein MKIDSHQHFWKYDPVRDQWIDDSMEVLKQDFMPQDLEPHLSDAEFDGCITVQADQSERETNFLLTLAEKHEFIKGVVGWVDLKSPKLEQRLVHFDQFKKLKGFREILQGEPTGSMLDERFISGIEALQKTRFRYDILIFENQLRECIEFVKRFPEMHFVIDHIAKPVIKESSFEDWASSMEKLSDFPNIYVKLSGMVTEADWNHWQTKDFTPYLETCLEHFGADRLMIGSDWPVCLLAAEYEEVIGIIDDFLDGLSQTEYSDIMGETAAEFYQLKE
- a CDS encoding SDR family oxidoreductase, whose translation is MELENKTAIVTGGVSGIGLAITNVFAANGAKVHVLEIEEDAKIEGDHDIEIHQCDVSNHKQVHDIIEKITETEPIDILVNNAGIAHIGNIEHTSEEDLDRLYSVNIKGIFNCIQASIRSLKKTKGCILNMASVVSHVGIPDRFAYTMTKGAVLTMTYSVAKDYIDDGVRCNSISPARVHTPFVDGYLAQNYPGKEKEMFEKLSNTQPIGRMAKPEEVANLALFLCSDKADFITGTDYPIDGGFININN
- a CDS encoding fumarylacetoacetate hydrolase family protein, yielding MKLFRYGKPGAEKPGIEVDGVKYNTSHLVDDYNEEFFTSGGLQKLQSDFDPADASKISDSERIGVPISKPGKIVCIGLNYSKHAAESGSEIPKEPVVFFKATSSLTGPYDPVIIPKNSKKTDWEVELAVIIGKKASYVSEEEAMEYVAGYAVHNDVSEREFQLERGGQWVKGKSCDTFAPVGPYLVTKDEIADPHNLRLWLKLNGETLQDGNTKDFIFNIPQVISYLSQFMSLQAGDIISTGTPEGVGLGFNPPKYLKPGDVMELGIDGLGASKQTAVAYQEK